A genomic window from Salvia miltiorrhiza cultivar Shanhuang (shh) chromosome 5, IMPLAD_Smil_shh, whole genome shotgun sequence includes:
- the LOC131026022 gene encoding uncharacterized protein LOC131026022, which produces MSPYQLVFGKSCHLPVEFAHKAFWAVKKLNLDFHSAGKERMLHLSALEEFRDQAFENSSIYKERTKTFHDKMILKREFPAGDQVLLFNSRLRLFPGKLKSKWSGPFTISQVFPNGTIELSKEGGEPFRVNGQRVKAYYSPNQVHTVDVIDLHDC; this is translated from the coding sequence ATGTCTCCATATCAATTGGTGTTTGGAAAGTCGTGTCACTTGCCGGTGGAGTTTGCCCACAAAGCTTTTTGGGCGGTGAAGAAGTTGAATTTGGACTTTCATTCGGCTGGAAAAGAGAGGATGCTTCACTTGAGTGCTTTGGAAGAGTTTCGTGATCAAGCCTTTGAAAACTCTAGCATTTATAAGGAGAGGACGAAGACGTTTCATGACAAGATGATCCTCAAGCGAGAGTTTCCCGCAGGAGATCAAGTCCTTTTATTCAATTCCCGTCTTCGTCTGTTTCCGGGAAAATTGAAGTCGAAGTGGTCGGGACCGTTCACCATCTCCCAAGTTTTTCCTAATGGAACGATTGAGTTGAGCAAAGAAGGAGGTGAGCCGTTTCGAGTGAATGGGCAGCGAGTGAAGGCTTACTACAGCCCGAATCAAGTCCACACGGTGGACGTCATTGATCTTCATGATTGTTGA